From the genome of Cytophagales bacterium WSM2-2:
ATTTCTTTTGCCGTCCGCGCAGGAGGACGGTGAAGCCTCATCACCTGGAATTCCTGGACACAGCAGAAAAATTCAATATCGATTATGATGGAAAAAAGGTCCGGGGTTACAAATGGGGAACTGGAGATCAAAAACTACTGCTACTACACGGTTGGGAAAGCCACAGTTACTGGTGGAGAAATGTGGTCAACCATTTATCGAAAGAACGATTTACAATCTATTCCGTTGATGCACCCGGCCACGGCTTGTCGGAAGGGGATTACATCAACATCCCCCACTATAGCGGCCTCATTGAAAAAATCATTTTAGAGCATGGTGAATTTTACGCCATTCTTGGACACTCACTCGGGTCTTTTGCAACGGTCTACACTCTGCACCGCGCTCCTCATCTGAAGATTTCAAAGTTAGTGGCGATGGCCTCCCCGGGAGAGGCAATGGATTTTGTTAACTTTTATAGAGCTACACTTGGGTTCTCCCAAAGCACCATGGACGCTATCAGAAAATACTTTGTTGAAAAATTGGGGCACGACCCGGAATACTATTCGCTCAAGGAATTTGCCAAGACACTTACCCTTCCTGGGCTAATGGTTCATGACACTGATGACTCTGAAGCACCTTACTCGCATGCCTTGGCAGCTCACCAGAACTGGAAAAATTCCAAGATGATCACCACATCGGGTCTGGGACACAACCTGAAATCGGTTGACCTCGTCAAAAATGTTATTGGCTTTTTGGATTAATCTTTCAAAGCTTTGGAATAAGCTTCATTCCAAAATAAAAATTACGTGTGGCCGCTGCATTGAAATACCGGCCTCCGGCTGCATTGAGATCGTTGCCGAGACTGTACCGCTGATCGAGTGCGTTGTCTATTCCAGTAAAAAATTCAAATGGTGTTTTGGAAGTAAACTTCCCCTTAAATCCGATTCTTGAACCTAGTAGAAAGTAACTTGAAGCATAAATCGAATTGGAGTCATTGAGTGGAGTGCAGTCAACATAACTGGAGGTCAGGTTCCAGTAAAATCCATTCCGGAAATTCAAATCAAGTCCATAGATCAATGTATTCAATGGAGAACCTGTCCAGCGGTTCCCTGAATAGTCCACACCATCGTGCTGATAATTTGAAAATTTGTAATTGGTCAATGTATAGGAAATCCAGGTTCGGAAGTAGGAAATCCTTCGTGAGGAAGAAGCTACCTGATAGGAAATAAAAGTTTCTACTCCTTTTTGTGAAGTGCTTCCCGCATTAATGAAGTAATCAGCGTTGTAAATATTCTTCTGGCTTACAATCGCCTGGGTCAATTCAAAGTCGTAACCGACTATATCGAAAGAAAGCCTCCGGGAAATCATTCCACGAAAGCCAACCTCGTAACTGATTCCTTCCTCAGGGGCAAGCGTGTTGTTATAAACTCCGGATGATGGTCGTACCTCCGCTTGTGATGGTGCAGAAAATCCTTTGCTCACCGAAGCAAAAGACGAGAACGAGTCATTGAATTTTTTAATGACGGCCAGCCGTGGTGAAAATACCAGATCAAAATTTCTCTGCTGTTGCCCGGCAGGCGTACCACTCAACCGGTCAAATTTGTATTTTAGAAAATTGCCGCTGCCACCAATCGTGATGTAAAAATTTCCTGGCAAATCAAATTCTCCCTGTGCAAATAAAAGAACTGAATTAGATGTCAGGCGATCGTCTGTCTGCAGGGTATCTTTCACCCCACTTCTGTTTCCATAGTCAGTCAGGGGAGAATAGAAATACTGATACTCTGCCCCCAAGGTCAGTTTGCCTTTCAATCCGGCTTCTCCGAACTCGTAGCGTGAGTCTGTTCGTCCGCCCCAGTTTTGTTCTGTGCGCCTCTCATAGTTAAGAATAGAGGGATTTGTGAAATCCGTATAAGAGCCATACACTCCTGCTTTTGTTGACCATCGCGAATTCCATTGACGATCATAAGTGGATGAGCCGTAGATCGTCTTGTTATAAATAGCTGCCTGCTGTTGAACTGCACCACCCGTTGCTGATGGGGGCCGGGCCTGTTTTGGATTCGCATCGTATTGCGCCAGCGTAAGTCCGCCCGGAGTCTGGTAGTAGAGATCAGTATAAAAGACAGACAGACGAAGCCCGCTCTTATCACTTAAAGAGAATTTTCCTTCGAGGTTCAGTGCACTCCGTCTCATCGCTGCCTGCTCCCGATATCCGTCCGATTGCTGGTGCGCGTAGTTTAGAAAAAATTTATTTCGTGAATTTCCAAATACCGCGCTGGACTGATATCGCTGCAAACCAAAACTTCCACCACTCGCGGACAACTGAACCTGATTGGGTTTCGCCAGGGATCCATTCAACAACACAGTGCCACCGGTTCCTGCTCCGTATAAACTTGCTCCCGGTCCTTTAATAATTTCTGCGCGATCAAAAGCATCAAAGTCGAGAAGGTTGAGGTAAGTATTGCCTCCGCCATCAGTAAGCGGCAGTCCGTTCCAATAAAACTTAACATTGCGAATTCCGAAAGGAGATCGAAGAGTACTTCCCCGAACAGAGAACCGGTAACTACCGGGCGAACGTTCTTCCATACGCACTCCCGGCACTGCATTCATACTGGAGACAATCGAAGAATTGTTAAACCTGTTAATATCCTTTTCGGAAACAATGCCCAACGCCACTGGTACTTCTTTGAGCGAGCGGTTATACTGATAAGCCGTGACAACCACTTCGTCCAGTGTTCGCAGTGAGTCAGAGTTTTGAGCCCGGGCTATCACGGATGCCAAACATAAAATGATCAGGAAACGATACATTGTTAAGCCTTGTAGTCTGACATGACTTCTTCGACAGACTTTACCCCTTCAAAGAAAGTAATCATCTTCAACATCACGCGATCCACCAGTGTATCCGGGCAAGAGGCTCCACTTGTCAAAACGATCCTGACCGGATTTTTGTCGGGCAGAAAATGATTCGTGATCTTTTTCTCCTTCTTATGATAATCGAAATGATAA
Proteins encoded in this window:
- a CDS encoding alpha/beta hydrolase yields the protein MDMKKALIIFFFRNYFNWLAVIAPAKAGREGFYFFCRPRRRTVKPHHLEFLDTAEKFNIDYDGKKVRGYKWGTGDQKLLLLHGWESHSYWWRNVVNHLSKERFTIYSVDAPGHGLSEGDYINIPHYSGLIEKIILEHGEFYAILGHSLGSFATVYTLHRAPHLKISKLVAMASPGEAMDFVNFYRATLGFSQSTMDAIRKYFVEKLGHDPEYYSLKEFAKTLTLPGLMVHDTDDSEAPYSHALAAHQNWKNSKMITTSGLGHNLKSVDLVKNVIGFLD
- a CDS encoding TonB-dependent receptor: MYRFLIILCLASVIARAQNSDSLRTLDEVVVTAYQYNRSLKEVPVALGIVSEKDINRFNNSSIVSSMNAVPGVRMEERSPGSYRFSVRGSTLRSPFGIRNVKFYWNGLPLTDGGGNTYLNLLDFDAFDRAEIIKGPGASLYGAGTGGTVLLNGSLAKPNQVQLSASGGSFGLQRYQSSAVFGNSRNKFFLNYAHQQSDGYREQAAMRRSALNLEGKFSLSDKSGLRLSVFYTDLYYQTPGGLTLAQYDANPKQARPPSATGGAVQQQAAIYNKTIYGSSTYDRQWNSRWSTKAGVYGSYTDFTNPSILNYERRTEQNWGGRTDSRYEFGEAGLKGKLTLGAEYQYFYSPLTDYGNRSGVKDTLQTDDRLTSNSVLLFAQGEFDLPGNFYITIGGSGNFLKYKFDRLSGTPAGQQQRNFDLVFSPRLAVIKKFNDSFSSFASVSKGFSAPSQAEVRPSSGVYNNTLAPEEGISYEVGFRGMISRRLSFDIVGYDFELTQAIVSQKNIYNADYFINAGSTSQKGVETFISYQVASSSRRISYFRTWISYTLTNYKFSNYQHDGVDYSGNRWTGSPLNTLIYGLDLNFRNGFYWNLTSSYVDCTPLNDSNSIYASSYFLLGSRIGFKGKFTSKTPFEFFTGIDNALDQRYSLGNDLNAAGGRYFNAAATRNFYFGMKLIPKL